The Garra rufa chromosome 8, GarRuf1.0, whole genome shotgun sequence genome has a segment encoding these proteins:
- the LOC141340868 gene encoding ADP-ribosylation factor-like protein 5A, with protein sequence MGIIFTKLWRLFNHQEHKVIIVGLDNAGKTTILYQFSMNEVVHTSPTIGSNVEEIVVNNTHFLMWDIGGQESLRSSWNTYYTNTEFVIVVVDSTDRERISVTREELYRMLAHEDLKKAGLLIFANKQDVKGCMTVAEISQSLQLTSVKDHQWHIQACCALTGEGLCQGLEWMMSRLRVR encoded by the exons ATGGGAATCATTTTCACAAAATTATGGAGGCTTTTCAACCACCAAG AGCACAAAGTCATTATTGTTGGGCTGGACAATGCAGGAAAGACCACCATACTGTATCAGTT CTCTATGAATGAAGTGGTGCACACTTCACCAACCATAGGCAGCAATGTGGAAGAAATTGTGGTCAATAATACACATTTCCTTATGTGGGACATTGGAGGACAGGAATCACTGCGCTCCTCTTGGAACACTTACTACACTAACACAGAG TTTGTGATCGTAGTTGTGGACAgcacagacagagagagaatcTCAGTGACCAGAGAGGAGCTCTACAGGATGTTAGCCCATGAG GATCTGAAAAAGGCTGGTTTGTTGATTTTCGCCAACAAGCAAGATGTGAAGGGTTGTATGACTGTGGCTGAGATTTCCCAGAGTCTTCAGCTTACCTCTGTCAAAGACCATCAGTGGCACATCCAGGCCTGCTGTGCCCTCACTGGAGAAGG GCTCTGCCAGGGTCTAGAATGGATGATGTCACGACTGCGAGTAAGATGA
- the LOC141340930 gene encoding translin-like yields the protein MSVTEMFSYIQGFLSADQDIREDIRKVVQVLEQTAREILTVLQSVHQPSGFKDIPSKCLKARELFCTVRNHTGELKTKFPVEQYYRYHEHWRFVLQRLAFLAAFVVYLESESLVTREEVAQILAIEVDREKGFHLDVEDYLAGVLILASELSRLAVNSVTAGDYGRPLRISNFINELDSGFRLLNLKNDPLRKRYDGLKYDVKKIEEVVYDLSIRGLAKEQEAGGDK from the exons ATGTCTGTAACGGAGATGTTTAGCTATATCCAAGGTTTTCTGAGTGCCGATCAAGATATTCGAGAG GACATAAGAAAAGTTGTCCAAGTTTTGGAGCAGACAGCAAGAGAGATCCTCACTGTTCTTCAAAGTGTCCATCAACCAAGCGGTTTCAAAGACA TTCCCAGCAAGTGTCTGAAGGCCAGAGAGCTGTTCTGCACTGTAAGAAACCACACTGGAGAGCTGAAAACTAAGTTCCCTGTGGAACAGTACTATCG GTATCATGAACACTGGAGATTTGTTCTTCAGCGACTTGCCTTCCTTGCTGCTTTTGTGGTATACCTGGAAAGCGAGTCCTTGGTTACACGTGAGGAAGTGGCACAAATTCTTGCCA TCGAAGTCGACAGAGAAAAGGGGTTTCATTTGGACGTGGAAGACTATCTAGCAGGAGTTCTTATTTTGGCAAGTGAGctg TCCAGGCTGGCAGTGAACAGCGTGACTGCAGGGGACTATGGACGCCCGCTGAGGATCTCAAACTTCATCAATGAACTTGACTCTGGCTTTCGGCTGCTCAACTTAAAAAACGACCCTCTTCGCAAGCGCTACGATGGCCTCAAGTACGACGTGAAGAAGATTGAAGAGGTGGTGTATGATCTTTCCATCCGAGGCCTTGCCAAGGAGCAGGAGGCTGGAGGAGATAAGTAA